The proteins below are encoded in one region of Ricinus communis isolate WT05 ecotype wild-type chromosome 6, ASM1957865v1, whole genome shotgun sequence:
- the LOC8282983 gene encoding F-box protein At3g07870 isoform X1 — translation MLENIPQEILIEILKRVPVKSLLKCRCVCQSWHSLITNSSFISTHINHSIECNNRVHSYALVKQKSVPDCKERFILYIDDDSGDEPFRVYQELDFPFKGERYLEIISSCNGLVCLSDSQYARFYLWNPVIRKCLTILSSDSSFIVGFGFEYKKNDYKVVKIMHHPEKMNPVLIVKIYDLSTSAWRSITVENRTLLNFCFGDRKRAYSNGVFHWLARAPGKEGSPDKLTLASFDLGDEVFREMMFPDDLAQVNENHLSLVVYGESLALLQHLSWKSDDFSWSLGYYESCCIWVLKKHGEGRSWSKQYTFGMQDYGGLVRVLSFRKNGEVLLQIRSSELASYDPETNRVICHGGYPYRSYYKVHTYMESLLLL, via the coding sequence ATGTTGGAAAATATCCCACAAGAAATATTGATCGAAATTCTCAAGAGAGTGCCAGTGAAATCTCTTCTAAAATGCAGGTGCGTATGCCAGTCATGGCACTCTCTGATCACAAATTCTAGTTTCATTTCCACTCATATCAACCATTCCATTGAATGCAACAACAGAGTACACTCCTATGCACTTGTCAAGCAGAAATCCGTTCCTGATTGTAAAGAGCgattcattttatatattgatgaTGATAGTGGTGATGAACCGTTCAGGGTTTATCAAGAACTTGATTTCCCTTTCAAAGGGGAAAGATATCTTGAGATTATTAGTTCCTGTAATGGTTTGGTATGTTTATCAGATTCCCAATATGCTCGCTTTTATTTATGGAATCCTGTCATTAGAAAATGTTTGACTATCTTGTCAAGTGATAGTTCATTTATAGTTGGTTTCGGGTttgaatacaagaaaaatGATTACAAAGTCGTTAAGATTATGCATCATCCAGAGAAGATGAACCCAGTACTTATTGTCAAGATTTATGATCTTAGCACTTCTGCTTGGAGGAGCATTACTGTTGAAAATCGTACACTTCTTAATTTCTGTTTTGGCGATAGGAAACGCGCTTATTCCAATGGTGTTTTTCATTGGCTTGCCCGCGCTCCAGGCAAGGAAGGATCTCCTGACAAATTGACATTAGCTTCGTTTGATTTGGGAGATGAAGTGTTTAGAGAGATGATGTTTCCTGATGATTTAGCTCAGGTTAATGAAAATCATCTTTCCTTGGTAGTTTATGGTGAATCACTAGCCCTGTTACAACACTTGTCATGGAAATCTGATGATTTTTCATGGAGTCTTGGTTattacgagagttgttgcATTTGGGTGTTGAAAAAGCACGGTGAAGGTCGATCCTGGAGTAAGCAATATACATTTGGAATGCAAGATTATGGAGGGTTAGTAAGGGTACTAAGTTTCAGAAAGAATGGAGAAGTTCTACTTCAGATAAGAAGCAGTGAGTTGGCTTCATATGATCCTGAGACCAATAGAGTTATTTGTCATGGGGGCTACCCTTACAGGAGTTATTATAAAGTGCATACTTACATGGAGAGTCTTCTCCTACTCTAA
- the LOC8282982 gene encoding ABC transporter G family member 1 isoform X1 yields the protein MASPSISQLKVHQSPNSDSNENGASTASSLDLEKGHSYWDHRRNDVFLTWKELGVTVSSRKQGSRRILQGLTGYAQPGEILAIMGPSGCGKTTLLDALAGRLDSSTRQIGQVLINGRRQPLAYGTSAYVSQDDIITWTLTVREAVYYSAQLQLPSSMPLVEKRERAEMTIKEMGLQESMNTRIGGWGSKGLSGGQKRRVSICIEILTRPKLLFLDEPTSGLDSAASYYVMKKLANLAKEHGMTIVASIHQPSSEVFQLFHNLYLLSSGRTIYFGPSDAATKFFQMNGFSCQSHQNPSDHYLRTINTDFDEDMEQGLGAKKNREEVINLLVRSYKSSNIRKQIVSRVAEICSQIRAIELKERAELKKESQANFMTQCLVLSRRSFVNMYRDLGYYWLRLAIYIMLGLGLGSVFFDLGSGYRSIQARGSLLMFIASLLTIMAIGGFPSFVEDMKVFQRERLNGHYRSAAFVISNTLSSTPYLLLISIIPGAITYYLVGLQQASAHFIYFALTLFACMMLVESLMLIVASIVPNFLMGLITGAGIQGLMMLSGGFFRLPDDLPLIFWKYPSYYIAFHKYAYQGLYKNEFEGLTFPSEHGGPPYINGEEILKDIWQVEMGYSKWMDLAILFGMVVIYRLVLLSVLGIIENFKPIFREIKFVSFKQTKRVLANSSPKSLDEAR from the exons ATGGCTTCTCCGTCCATTTCTCAACTAAAGGTACACCAGTCTCCGAACAGTGACAGCAATGAAAATGGGGCGTCTACTGCATCGTCGCTGGACTTGGAAAAAGGCCATAGTTATTGGGATCACAGGAGAAATGATGTATTCTTGACATGGAAGGAGCTTGGTGTTACAGTCTCGAGTAGAAAACAGGGATCCAGACGGATTCTACAAGGACTTACAGGCTATGCCCAACCTGGAGAAATCTTGGCAATCATGGGTCCTTCAGGCTGTGGCAAAACTACTCTTCTTGACGCTTTGGCTG GAAGATTAGATTCGAGCACTAGACAGATTGGACAAGTACTAATCAATGGTCGTAGACAGCCTTTGGCTTATGGGACATCG GCTTATGTGTCTCAAGATGATATAATAACATGGACACTAACAGTAAGAGAAGCAGTATACTACTCAGCTCAACTTCAGCTACCAAGTTCAATGCCTTTAgtagaaaaaagagagagagcaGAAATGACTATAAAAGAGATGGGATTACAAGAATCAATGAATACAAGAATTGGCGGCTGGGGAAGCAAAGGCCTTAGTGGTGGACAAAAGAGGAGAGTCAGCATTTGTATAGAGATATTAACAAGGCCTAAGCTTCTTTTCCTTGATGAGCCAACAAGTGGACTTGATAGTGCAGCTTCTTATTATGTAATGAAAAAATTGGCAAACCTTGCTAAAGAACATGGCATGACAATTGTAGCATCTATCCACCAACCTAGTAGTGAAGTCTTTCAGCTATTTCATAATCTATATCTTCTCTCTTCAGGAAGAACAATATACTTTGGGCCCTCTGATGCTGCAACTAAG TTTTTCCAAATGAATGGTTTTTCTTGCCAAAGTCATCAAAATCCATCcgatcattacttaagaacaATTAATACAGATTTTGACGAG GACATGGAACAAGGTCTTGGtgcaaagaaaaatagagagGAAGTGATCAACTTGCTAGTAAGATCTTATAAATCATCAAATATTCGCAAGCAAATCGTAAGCAGAGTAGCAGAAATATGTAGCCAGATAAGAGCAATAGAGTTAAAA GAGAGAGCAGAATTGAAGAAGGAAAGTCAGGCTAACTTCATGACTCAATGCCTTGTCCTATCAAGAAGGTCCTTTGTGAATATGTATCGTGATCTTGGCTATTACTGGCTGCGTTTGGCTATATATATCATGTTGGGTTTAGGCTTAGGCTCTGTCTTCTTCGACCTGGGGTCTGGTTACAGATCAATACAA GCAAGAGGTTCATTGCTTATGTTCATAGCTTCCTTGTTGACAATTATGGCCATAGGAGGTTTCCCATCATTTGTGGAGGACATGAAG GTTTTTCAAAGAGAAAGATTGAACGGGCATTATCGATCAGCTGCATTTGTCATTAGCAACACTCTTTCTTCAACGCCATATTTGCTTCTCATATCAATCATACCAGGAGCAATCACTTACTACCTTGTTGGTCTCCAACAAGCAAGTGCACATTTCATCTATTTTGCACTGACACTCTTTGCTTGTATGATGTTGGTAGAGAGCCTAATGCTAATTGTTGCGAGCATCGTTCCGAATTTCCTGATGGGGCTAATAACAGGAGCAGGAATTCAAGGCCTGATGATGCTAAGTGGCGGCTTCTTTCGGTTGCCTGATGATCTTCCTTTAATCTTTTGGAAATACCCATCATACTACATTGCCTTCCACAAGTATGCATATCAAGGATTGTATAAAAATGAGTTTGAAGGGTTGACATTTCCAAGTGAGCATGGAGGGCCTCCTTACATAAATGGAGAAGAaatcttgaaagatatatgGCAAGTTGAAATGGGTTATTCAAAGTGGATGGATCTAGCTATATTGTTTGGGATGGTGGTTATATATAGGCTTGTGTTGCTAAGTGTACTTGGGATTATTGAAAACTTTAAGCCTATATTTAGAGAAATtaagtttgtttcttttaaacaAACAAAGAGAGTGTTAGCTAATTCATCTCCAAAGTCTTTAGATGAAGCAAGATAG
- the LOC8282983 gene encoding F-box protein At3g07870 isoform X2, translating into MLENIPQEILIEILKRVPVKSLLKCRKRAYSNGVFHWLARAPGKEGSPDKLTLASFDLGDEVFREMMFPDDLAQVNENHLSLVVYGESLALLQHLSWKSDDFSWSLGYYESCCIWVLKKHGEGRSWSKQYTFGMQDYGGLVRVLSFRKNGEVLLQIRSSELASYDPETNRVICHGGYPYRSYYKVHTYMESLLLL; encoded by the exons ATGTTGGAAAATATCCCACAAGAAATATTGATCGAAATTCTCAAGAGAGTGCCAGTGAAATCTCTTCTAAAATGCAG GAAACGCGCTTATTCCAATGGTGTTTTTCATTGGCTTGCCCGCGCTCCAGGCAAGGAAGGATCTCCTGACAAATTGACATTAGCTTCGTTTGATTTGGGAGATGAAGTGTTTAGAGAGATGATGTTTCCTGATGATTTAGCTCAGGTTAATGAAAATCATCTTTCCTTGGTAGTTTATGGTGAATCACTAGCCCTGTTACAACACTTGTCATGGAAATCTGATGATTTTTCATGGAGTCTTGGTTattacgagagttgttgcATTTGGGTGTTGAAAAAGCACGGTGAAGGTCGATCCTGGAGTAAGCAATATACATTTGGAATGCAAGATTATGGAGGGTTAGTAAGGGTACTAAGTTTCAGAAAGAATGGAGAAGTTCTACTTCAGATAAGAAGCAGTGAGTTGGCTTCATATGATCCTGAGACCAATAGAGTTATTTGTCATGGGGGCTACCCTTACAGGAGTTATTATAAAGTGCATACTTACATGGAGAGTCTTCTCCTACTCTAA
- the LOC8282982 gene encoding ABC transporter G family member 1 isoform X2, whose protein sequence is MPNLEKSWQSWVLQAVAKLLFLTLWLAYVSQDDIITWTLTVREAVYYSAQLQLPSSMPLVEKRERAEMTIKEMGLQESMNTRIGGWGSKGLSGGQKRRVSICIEILTRPKLLFLDEPTSGLDSAASYYVMKKLANLAKEHGMTIVASIHQPSSEVFQLFHNLYLLSSGRTIYFGPSDAATKFFQMNGFSCQSHQNPSDHYLRTINTDFDEDMEQGLGAKKNREEVINLLVRSYKSSNIRKQIVSRVAEICSQIRAIELKERAELKKESQANFMTQCLVLSRRSFVNMYRDLGYYWLRLAIYIMLGLGLGSVFFDLGSGYRSIQARGSLLMFIASLLTIMAIGGFPSFVEDMKVFQRERLNGHYRSAAFVISNTLSSTPYLLLISIIPGAITYYLVGLQQASAHFIYFALTLFACMMLVESLMLIVASIVPNFLMGLITGAGIQGLMMLSGGFFRLPDDLPLIFWKYPSYYIAFHKYAYQGLYKNEFEGLTFPSEHGGPPYINGEEILKDIWQVEMGYSKWMDLAILFGMVVIYRLVLLSVLGIIENFKPIFREIKFVSFKQTKRVLANSSPKSLDEAR, encoded by the exons ATGCCCAACCTGGAGAAATCTTGGCAATCATGGGTCCTTCAGGCTGTGGCAAAACTACTCTTCTTGACGCTTTGGCTG GCTTATGTGTCTCAAGATGATATAATAACATGGACACTAACAGTAAGAGAAGCAGTATACTACTCAGCTCAACTTCAGCTACCAAGTTCAATGCCTTTAgtagaaaaaagagagagagcaGAAATGACTATAAAAGAGATGGGATTACAAGAATCAATGAATACAAGAATTGGCGGCTGGGGAAGCAAAGGCCTTAGTGGTGGACAAAAGAGGAGAGTCAGCATTTGTATAGAGATATTAACAAGGCCTAAGCTTCTTTTCCTTGATGAGCCAACAAGTGGACTTGATAGTGCAGCTTCTTATTATGTAATGAAAAAATTGGCAAACCTTGCTAAAGAACATGGCATGACAATTGTAGCATCTATCCACCAACCTAGTAGTGAAGTCTTTCAGCTATTTCATAATCTATATCTTCTCTCTTCAGGAAGAACAATATACTTTGGGCCCTCTGATGCTGCAACTAAG TTTTTCCAAATGAATGGTTTTTCTTGCCAAAGTCATCAAAATCCATCcgatcattacttaagaacaATTAATACAGATTTTGACGAG GACATGGAACAAGGTCTTGGtgcaaagaaaaatagagagGAAGTGATCAACTTGCTAGTAAGATCTTATAAATCATCAAATATTCGCAAGCAAATCGTAAGCAGAGTAGCAGAAATATGTAGCCAGATAAGAGCAATAGAGTTAAAA GAGAGAGCAGAATTGAAGAAGGAAAGTCAGGCTAACTTCATGACTCAATGCCTTGTCCTATCAAGAAGGTCCTTTGTGAATATGTATCGTGATCTTGGCTATTACTGGCTGCGTTTGGCTATATATATCATGTTGGGTTTAGGCTTAGGCTCTGTCTTCTTCGACCTGGGGTCTGGTTACAGATCAATACAA GCAAGAGGTTCATTGCTTATGTTCATAGCTTCCTTGTTGACAATTATGGCCATAGGAGGTTTCCCATCATTTGTGGAGGACATGAAG GTTTTTCAAAGAGAAAGATTGAACGGGCATTATCGATCAGCTGCATTTGTCATTAGCAACACTCTTTCTTCAACGCCATATTTGCTTCTCATATCAATCATACCAGGAGCAATCACTTACTACCTTGTTGGTCTCCAACAAGCAAGTGCACATTTCATCTATTTTGCACTGACACTCTTTGCTTGTATGATGTTGGTAGAGAGCCTAATGCTAATTGTTGCGAGCATCGTTCCGAATTTCCTGATGGGGCTAATAACAGGAGCAGGAATTCAAGGCCTGATGATGCTAAGTGGCGGCTTCTTTCGGTTGCCTGATGATCTTCCTTTAATCTTTTGGAAATACCCATCATACTACATTGCCTTCCACAAGTATGCATATCAAGGATTGTATAAAAATGAGTTTGAAGGGTTGACATTTCCAAGTGAGCATGGAGGGCCTCCTTACATAAATGGAGAAGAaatcttgaaagatatatgGCAAGTTGAAATGGGTTATTCAAAGTGGATGGATCTAGCTATATTGTTTGGGATGGTGGTTATATATAGGCTTGTGTTGCTAAGTGTACTTGGGATTATTGAAAACTTTAAGCCTATATTTAGAGAAATtaagtttgtttcttttaaacaAACAAAGAGAGTGTTAGCTAATTCATCTCCAAAGTCTTTAGATGAAGCAAGATAG
- the LOC8282984 gene encoding ent-kaurene synthase TSP4, chloroplastic yields the protein MLLTSTNTLKISSQRKEWEAKDLTGMFHGQVNGRVKIPASDREGPMSSSIKEMLNNVELSVSSYDTAWAAMVPALDSSKQPLFPKYLSWVMENQKSDGSWGLDLNHPLLIKDSLSSTLACVLALQRWNVGQQLVHKGLDFIGSNIWAATDDRQHSPTGFNMIFPSMIECGTNMGLNLPLNPSSIEAMLIKRDLETESLKGTSNLAYVAEGLTRLDDWKDVMKYQRSNGSFFNSPSSTAAAFIHLRDEKCFDYLNSLSKRFENAVPTIYPFDIFTRVSILDILEKLGIDRYISKDKERTLDDLHRCWMKGSDEIFLDPTCSAMAFRLLRTNGYAISSDALSKFEEQKHLYNPKDIKCVLELFKASQMAIFQNEPTLDRIYAWTSTYLKEKLLKGVISDKSLREEVDFVLKHPHARLERIENRKFIESYNVDNVSLTKTSYRFCNVDERYLLTFACQDFNICQFMHQKELDDLERWVIERRLSDLKYARQKVKYAYFAIACRLFQPDFLDARISWVQNSVILTVVDDFFEVGGSLEALSNLIELVERWDEHLTVGYKSEEVKILFHAIYDTINDLADKAYRKQGRCVKRHLVDTWLIYLKSVLKEAEWVTNKTVTTMDEYISNGYISAGSGPIIFSSLYFLEVLSEEIVNSEEYKNLYMHTSMICRLLNDRVQAKSDGAQGKQNSVSLQVIHGNGIITEEEAVKEVTRMIEYHRRELLRMVVETEGSIVPKACKDVFWLMSRILHLFYMSDDGYSSPTKMIHAADAIINEPIIVSQK from the exons ATGTTATTGACTAGCACAAATACTCTCAAAATTTCCTCACAAAGGAAAGAATGGGAGGCCAAAGATCTAACAg GCATGTTTCATGGACAAGTCAATGGAAGAGTGAAGATTCCTGCATCA GATAGAGAAGGGCCAATGAGTTCGAGTATTAAGGAAATGTTGAACAACGTTGAGTTATCTGTTTCCTCATATGATACAGCATGGGCTGCAATGGTGCCCGCCTTGGATTCTTCAAAACAACCTCTTTTCCCAAAGTACTTAAGTTGGGTGATGGAGAATCAAAAGTCAGATGGATCATGGGGTCTTGATCTAAACCATCCATTGTTAATTAAAGACTCACTTTCTTCCACTTTGGCTTGTGTTCTTGCCCTTCAAAGATGGAATGTCGGCCAACAGCTTGTACATAAAG GTTTGGACTTTATCGGGTCTAATATTTGGGCTGCAACTGATGATCGCCAACATTCGCCAACTGggtttaatatgatatttccAAGCATGATTGAGTGTGGCACCAACATGGGCTTGAATCTTCCTCTGAACCCATCTTCAATAGAGGCAATGCTTATCAAGAGAGATTTAGAAACTGAAAG TCTCAAGGGTACAAGCAATCTAGCATATGTTGCAGAAGGATTAACTAGATTAGATGATTGGAAGGATGTAATGAAATATCAAAGGAGTAATGGATCATTCTTCAATTCACCATCTTCAACAGCTGCTGCTTTCATACACCTTCGCGATGAAAAATGCTTCGACTACTTGAACTCACTATCAAAAAGATTCGAAAATGCAG TTCCTACAATTTatccttttgatatttttaccCGTGTTTCCATACTCGACATCTTGGAAAAATTAGGAATTGATAGATATATCAgcaaagataaagaaagaacacTGGATGATTTACACAG ATGCTGGATGAAGGGCAgtgatgaaatatttttagacCCTACATGTTCTGCCATGGCATTTCGCCTCTTGCGGACAAATGGATATGCAATTTCTTCAG ATGCCTTATCAAAGTTTGAGGAACAAAAACATTTGTACAATCCAAAAGACATCAAGTGTGTACTGGAGTTATTTAAGGCTTCACAGATGGCAATATTCCAGAATGAGCCTACTCTTGATAGAATTTATGCTTGGACAAGCACTTATCTTAAAGAGAAGTTATTGAAAGGAGTAATTTCAGACAAAAGTTTACGAGAAGAG GTAGATTTTGTACTGAAACACCCTCATGCTAGATTGGAGCGAATTGAGAACAGAAAATTCATTGAGAGTTACAATGTTGATAATGTCTCACTTACGAAAACATCTTACag ATTTTGCAATGTTGATGAGAGGTATCTCTTGACATTTGCATGCCAAGATTTTAATATCTGCCAGTTCATGCATCAAAAAGAACTTGACGATCTCGAAAG ATGGGTCATCGAACGTAGACTTAGTGATCTGAAGTATGCAAGGCAGAAGGTTAAATACGCATATTTTGCCATTGCGTGCCGCCTTTTTCAACCCGATTTCTTGGATGCTCGCATTTCTTGGGTTCAAAATTCTGTCATATTAACTGTGGTTGATGATTTCTTTGAAGTTGGTGGTTCTCTGGAAgcattatcaaatttaattgaattagtTGAAAg ATGGGATGAGCACTTAACTGTTGGCTACAAATCTGAAGAAGTAAAGATACTCTTTCATGCAATCTATGACACAATCAATGATCTTGCTGATAAGGCTTACAGAAAACAAGGACGATGCGTCAAGAGGCACCTAGTTGACACA TGGCTCATCTATCTGAAGTCCGTGCTGAAGGAGGCCGAGTGGGTGACAAACAAGACAGTGACAACAATGGATGAATACATATCAAATGGTTACATATCTGCTGGCTCAGGACctatcattttctcatcaCTTTACTTTCTAGAGGTATTGTCTGAGGAAATTGTGAACAGTgaagaatacaaaaatctGTATATGCATACAAGCATGATTTGCCGACTTCTGAACGATCGTGTACAAGCTAAG AGTGATGGTGCACAAGGTAAACAGAACAGTGTGTCTTTACAAGTGATTCATGGTAATGGTATCATAACTGAAGAAGAGGCTGTAAAAGAGGTAACACGAATGATCGAGTATCATAGAAGAGAGCTGCTAAGAATGGTGGTGGAAACAGAGGGAAGCATTGTTCCTAAAGCTTGCAAAGATGTATTTTGGTTGATGAGCAGGATCTTGCACCTTTTCTACATGAGTGACGATGGCTATTCATCTCCAACCAAGATGATTCATGCAGCGGATGCAATTATAAACGAACCAATCATTGTGTCCCAGAAATAG